In Balaenoptera musculus isolate JJ_BM4_2016_0621 chromosome 16, mBalMus1.pri.v3, whole genome shotgun sequence, the DNA window CTCTCATTAATAGTTACCTCTAGGGCtagctttttactttttacattttacaaatagTATTAATCTATTataacatgtattactttttttgtAATAAAGTCTCTTCTGTACCTTGTACTGGGAAGCAGGTAGAGACAGAGCACACTTGCTTGGGGAGTCGAAAAAGTGTGGCTTTGCAGTACCAGCTTTCTCCCAGTTAACCCCAAGGTCCAGActgggagagaggaggtgggggagtaGGAAGTGTATATGGCCTCAGCCCGAGTCCTATGCACTAACACAGGACAGATCAGAAGCCCTACATTTCGGGTTACGGGGCATTTGGCTTGCCCGTTAATAAAGTAGACATTATACTATGGAGAGAAAATGAACATGTTTACAAACACAGAAGATCTTTGGTGAGAGGTAAAGTCTGAGTTACAGCCTGCTTTCCTATAGAGTCCTGCTCTCCTCCTGCACTGCCCCTCCATTCTCCGAACCACTAATGCTCACTCTCCAGCTAGAACTGCATCACACCCGAGGCAGCCACCTCAGCCTACTTCAGCATGTGGGGTAGTTTCTGATCCTCCTTTCATGACATCAGTGTTCAGATTTGTCATAGATGATTGGCAGGGGGCACACTAAGAAAAAAGCTAAATTATACTTGAAAGTCAAACTCTGGGCTCCTTCAAACTCCTTGATATCCATCATAACAAAACATTGTTTCACCAAAATGACTAGGCCATTTACTTATCCACCTTCAGTCTATCTCAGGAGTATAATGCAAGTCAAAGGAAACCCACTGgggaacattttccaggaaagGGTCAAGACAAAGGTAGCAGGAGAAATATCAAGTCGCTGAACAGTAATGACTCTCTCTGTCATGTATAGAAAACTAAACTTACCCGTATCATCGTCAAATATAGACTTAGCTTCCACTTTCTTTTTGgacttttcttttggttttacaGTTAGGTCAGCAAAGATATCAATGTTATCATCAAACAAGTTGGAGTCAAatgttctttccttctctcttgttttttgtgAGGCTTTCATTGCTTCTGTAGCAAATATATCATCCTTGTAAgccaaaaaacaagcaaaacaattttaaatcaaGTTTTTACTTTACTACATACACTAATTTCAACAAGTTGTAGAAATGCAAACTGCCACAGGGCTCTGGAACAGCCATGCGAGCTGCCCCTCTATCTGGAATGTGCTGCTCCAGATCTCCGCCTGGCAtggtccttctctttctcctagTCCCAGCTAAAACTCGAGCCGTACAGAGAGCCCTTCTCTACCAGTCCTACCTGAAGGagcacctcccaccccaacccaTCGCTCTGCCCCACTGCCCTGGGTTGTTTTCTTTAAGGCCCTTAACATTACCTGAAAACGTTATTTATATGCGGCTCTGTCTATATCCAATTCCCTCCCTGAGAGCTCTGGGGAGCAGAGCACTGGTCCTAGTTCACCTTGTGCTTCCACTTcccagatgctcaataaacatctgcCTGAAGAGTGTCACTGAAGGCCTTACCGCCTGCGTTAAATCATCAGCTCCAGCCAGGGCCTGTTTCCCCAAGAACCAGAGGTTAAACACTCAAGCTGTAGAGATGCTACTTTATCTATGCTGACTGCAGCAATAGCcagataaaaactataaaaaccaaGACTTGCATCAATGGTTATGGCCAGAAACAGAAAACCACTTCTGAATAAGTTTCAGAGTTATTAATAAGAGAACCTAATTATAATTACTAAGCAAGTAGATACAGGGCAGCAACCAAACAGGTTTAATGCAATCTATGGCTCAAATGACCCAATCAGGTATTTTCCTTAACAAAGAACCCCCCACAAAAATGTATTGTTATGTCCTATCACCTACCTCAAAAATATCTTGTGCTTTTGAGATAACATCCTGTTGACTGTTGGATTTTGACTCATTCTTCTTGCCTTTCTGGTCTGTAAAGAGATCGTCCTCATCTTCCAGGAGAGGGAAaggatttgttttctttgctggtTTTGGTTTAACAGACTGAAAGAGATCATCATCACTGCCTGCCTCACTGAGAGCAGGAAACATGGGgcttttttctttacttccccCTGCCGGGTTGGCCAGGCTGTCTGCTGCCTTCACCTTGGCTTTTCTTCTCCCCGTGGACTGAGATGCAATGCCCTTGGAAAAGATATCTCCAGAATCAAAAAGGTCATCCTCAAGAGGTTGACCCAGAGATTTCACAAAGGGGTTTCTGTCTGTCCCAAGCACAGGACCACCTGCCCAAGTTGGAATGGCAGCTGCCACGGCCTCCTCAGAGCTGTCTTCTCCACCAGCTGCCCTGGGCTGTGGTTGATGACCATCTGGTGAAATGACGCCATCTGCCAATTGTGCAACAAATCCCCTGGGGATACTCATGTCCTCAGCCTCACTGGACTCCTGGGCAGCCAACTGCCGAGCTGCGCGTGTTTGTGGTCTGCGCTTTCCTCTCACTTTGACCCGGGTCTGCAATGGCAAAAACCACATGCTGACCTGATGGTTTTTTAAAAGGTGCTCAAAACTAACATAGCAAATCATCAGCAACTCAAGATACTGTTAGGTTGTCAGGTTCCCCTCAATCGAGATATTATCTAAGACAGAAGAGGTTATTTCTTAAAGATTTCGAAAGGCGTTTAAGAGCTCCTAGTACTCTAAGACTCATTCTTAATCCTTCAGTGTCCCCCATTTTTGAGTCTTTTGAGGGCAATTTCTGTTCAATTTGATACAAAAGGCTTCATCTGCCACTGGAAGCCACACTGCTCGTGCCACACTGCCCTGTGTCCCACAGTGCTCCCTGGACCCTTCCTTCTCTGCCCTAAGTTTAAATGTGGGTATCTTTCAAAACGAGAAAGAATCAGGGGGATTCTAACAATAAGCTTTACTGGGGGCTAGCCTAAAATCAGGCTCCAGAAACAGGGAGATAAGATGATAAAGACAGAAAGGTAATCTCAGATGCTCTTTTCTTCAACAAACACTAAacccaaattttaaatatatcacgTAAAAAAATGTGGCTTAGGAATCAGAACTTTCAATATAACCTCAAAATATGAGTCACTTATTAGCAATAGTGCAGCATTTGTAATATTTTCCAACATATACCATCAAGTAGTTTTAAGAAGGCACAAGCTACTTTGGACAAAGTACTTAACTGCACTTTGGGCAAAGTACTTAACTGCACTTTGGGCAATGTACTTAACTGTACTTTGGGCAACGTACTTAACTGTACTTTGGGCAAAGTACTTAACTGTACCTTGCCTATGTCGAGGAAATTTCACGAATTATTTCAGGAACAATTtaaacttaacaacaacaaaataagctaacagaaaaaaaagaaaggagggatgtTTTATTCTTCATAAGTAAAACAGGTTTGGAAACACTGGAAATGAGTGTATTTGCAGGGTCATCCTCAGTACTGTTGATTACTCAGATAACAGCTAAGATGTTTTTAGAGAAGGAAGACTGgatagaagaaaagagaaccaactgaaataaaagtaaaacctcAAAGAGTTCATGGTCCATCCAGCACAAGTCCACAGTCCTATGGAACAGTGTGACAGGACCATAATTGCCACGGGATCTCAGAGAGGGAGCCCAGgacaggggcaggaggggaaatGTCACAGAAACTGTGAAGTTTGTGCAGAGCTGTCGATGAGGAAGAGCATTCCTGACAGAGGAAGTGGCACGAGCTGATGGCAGCAGCACGCTGGGGCATGTGTGTTTGGGGAATGGTTCCTGGTGACTGGACTTAGGCTGACAGTGTGGGGTGACTGGTGGGAAAGCTGGAAGCTTCGGTTAGCACAGACTGTAAATGGCTTTAATACCAAACCAAGGAGCTTGAACGTCCTCCTTTGAGCAGTAAGGAGACGGCAGAGGAAGCAAACAGTAAGGACATGATCTGCTCAGTGTTTAGAAGGCCTCCGGGTGGCAGCCAGGAGCTAGTGAGCTAGCTACTGGGCAGAATGTAAATGTAACAAAGGCAGGCAGTGGAAGAGTGGACACAGAACTAGGGAGGTGGAAGGAGGGCGGAGAGGCTCAAGGAAAGATGAGGCGCCTCCTTCAAATGAGGACTCGGGGTCAGCCTATCGTGTGCAACTGATGAACTCGGAAGAAACATACAAACtcttctggttttaaaaaaaagcaggcaaGCAAGCAAAGGTGGTTTCATCACCTTGTTCGCACTGTGTAAGGTGTCTGCCTGAGCTGGAAGGTCAAAACTCACGCCGGCCTCCCCACTCCCGGGAAGAGTGGGCACACTTTCCAGACTGTGGATTCTCCCAGGTTCAGACGAAGGAACACCCAATTCTGGCAAAACAGACTTCATTCCAGAGATCTGGGGAGCCGCTGTAGGCAGCAAGGCTGCTGGGTTAATTGCTAAATTtgcctaaagaagaaaaatgaaacttacTCTGTATGTTTTCTTAAACACAACAGTCTACTCTTACTACTGTGACACATGACGAAAGACTCGGTGTACGTAATATATAATacgagaggagaaagagaaaggcagggaagTCTCCTGATCTAGTCTTAGAATTAAAACAGAGGGCTATACCCCTGTGCCCACCACAGGACCAAAGAAGAGATGTTACAGACGCAGCACACAGGAAGCAACAACCAGAGGGTGGGGAAGAGATGAGAAAATGCCTGGCAACAGCTGACAAAAGGAAAACCCAAGAAAGTTTACAGATGCCACAAGGCAGGCAATGAAGGTTCCAAACACGTTATAATTACTTGAATTTTCCAGATCCGAGGGGATGGCTCTTTGGTTTTAAATGGAGCGGGACCTGGTGAGTCCTGTGTGAAATTACATTCAGTTAAAAATCCATTGAGGAAATAGAAAAGTGTCTCTTGGATTACACATATGCCTGAAAATAAATCTGAGATGGAACAAAGCTGTTGGTTTCTATAATTCTATAATGGGAAAGGCATTCAAATCTCTCCTGGGGCCTCAAAACATTTCACTAACATTACTTCATTTGTGCTTCCTTATCCGTTGTGTAAGTGGAAGGCTGTAAGACCACACATGGAGGAAAGGGAGACAAAGATCATGAATAAGATTCATAAGAATTATAGTGTATCAGAGCCCCAAAACTGGACCAGCTGGAAACATTACCATACTGGTTACCTCACACAGCAAATATTACAGAGCACACAGAAATTCACCCAAGCCTAATGCACTAGTTCTAGAAGGAAAAGCTGAGACTTGAGTCGCTGGAGATGTGCGAGTCCTAGTGCCTCATTTTCACAGCTCAGAACACTGAGGCCTCAATGAGACATCCGGGAACAGCTGTAAGCCAGGACCAGAACTCACTGTCTagccctgctctgccctcaggAGGAGCGCCACAGAGAAGACTGCTGAGGATGGAGGCCTAATAGTAATGATCTCAGAAGACATAACACAGAGAGGGAATCAAGAAAGTGGatataattcatatttaattCTAATGGAACCCCACTCCAAGGTAGCCCAAAGGGAGAAATGGAGTTCTAGTGGGAAGATCTTCATCCTGCCTTAACTCTATCTTGGAATCGAATTTGCAGGTACTCCAAAAGTAATAATGATAAGTATAGATTCATGGAACCAGTGCGGAGTGAGGAGAGGAGAAATGAgcaggggttaaaaaaaaaagtaaacaaagggAGGTAGTCCTAGTTGCTATTTCCTCCTTAATTAAGAGAACTCTGAATGACCCCGAGTCTGCATGATGCAAttaaactatactacaatgcAAACAAGAGCTGAAAGTCCTTAAAGAGATCAGTTCTAACCTGAGGTGTTTCCgatttccatttgcctttttctttgaTACCTGGAGTGGATTCAGGATGTTTCT includes these proteins:
- the LOC118882365 gene encoding WASH complex subunit 2-like isoform X12 — encoded protein: MMKMKRIIFLGLQLLRSSHPLYSLRAKRKQSPLSFPKRKHLPYCSAVMRSQKKTQRASLLFEDDGDSGSSLFGSPPASAPPATTKKETVPDVPPLLFSDEEEKEARLGVKPVAKEAESAKESSEFGRASVAEESGKEGSLNVSTQEAAKHSDLFSASSPLDRGTKTRTKTVLSLFDEEEDKTEDQNSFQALKKEVGKSPDPNARPKSTGVFQDEELLFSRKLQKDNDPDVDLFSGTKKTRLLEPSVGSLFGDDEDDDLFSSANSHPLIPEKKKVVKKDHSVSSFKNQKHPESTPGIKEKGKWKSETPQDSPGPAPFKTKEPSPRIWKIQANLAINPAALLPTAAPQISGMKSVLPELGVPSSEPGRIHSLESVPTLPGSGEAGVSFDLPAQADTLHSANKTRVKVRGKRRPQTRAARQLAAQESSEAEDMSIPRGFVAQLADGVISPDGHQPQPRAAGGEDSSEEAVAAAIPTWAGGPVLGTDRNPFVKSLGQPLEDDLFDSGDIFSKGIASQSTGRRKAKVKAADSLANPAGGSKEKSPMFPALSEAGSDDDLFQSVKPKPAKKTNPFPLLEDEDDLFTDQKGKKNESKSNSQQDVISKAQDIFEDDIFATEAMKASQKTREKERTFDSNLFDDNIDIFADLTVKPKEKSKKKVEAKSIFDDDTDDIFSSGIQAKTTKPKSRSSQTVPESRSEQKVSNIFDDPLNAFGGQ